One part of the Bdellovibrio bacteriovorus genome encodes these proteins:
- the gspC gene encoding type II secretion system protein GspC yields the protein MTSRNSKNQRPPLEKWYPYILFAFIGYCVADLGILAYRDKMLPQSAPPSHPKSSQFEAGVSRGAYNSITSRNIFASSGVIPDALVDKSKGAEAQREADPVPSQLPLNLIGTLVHSNPEKSLAAIEVRGKQGVVSYSPGKQIDGMAEIMKVERQKVVFRNLNSNRLEYIEMKKEGGKVAFGAGKSSGGDSGKDVQKVGDNNFMIKRADLLKYTNDLSSILMQARAVPNREPGTGNINGFRILDMQPGSIYEQLGIQRMDVIKSVDGTPVDSPAKAMELYNTLKNSPKVTLQVERNGKTETMTYNIQ from the coding sequence GTGACTTCACGCAACTCGAAGAATCAAAGACCACCACTTGAAAAGTGGTATCCCTATATTCTCTTTGCATTTATTGGTTACTGCGTGGCCGATCTGGGCATTCTCGCCTATCGCGACAAAATGCTTCCGCAATCTGCTCCCCCGTCCCATCCGAAATCCAGTCAGTTTGAGGCCGGCGTCAGCCGTGGCGCTTACAACTCCATCACCAGCCGGAACATTTTCGCCTCCAGCGGCGTGATTCCTGATGCTTTGGTGGATAAATCCAAAGGTGCCGAGGCCCAGCGTGAAGCGGATCCGGTTCCGTCCCAGTTGCCTTTGAATCTGATCGGAACTTTGGTGCACTCCAATCCGGAAAAATCCCTGGCCGCCATTGAAGTTCGCGGCAAGCAAGGCGTGGTTTCTTACAGCCCCGGCAAGCAGATCGACGGCATGGCTGAAATCATGAAGGTGGAACGCCAAAAGGTCGTTTTCCGCAACCTCAACTCCAACCGCCTTGAATACATCGAGATGAAAAAAGAAGGCGGAAAAGTCGCCTTCGGCGCCGGTAAATCTTCCGGCGGGGATTCCGGCAAAGACGTGCAAAAAGTTGGCGACAACAACTTCATGATCAAACGCGCCGATCTATTGAAGTACACCAACGATCTTTCCAGTATTTTGATGCAAGCCCGCGCCGTTCCGAACCGCGAACCCGGCACCGGCAACATCAATGGCTTCCGCATTTTGGACATGCAACCCGGCAGTATTTACGAACAACTTGGCATCCAAAGAATGGACGTCATTAAGTCTGTCGACGGCACTCCTGTCGACAGCCCGGCCAAAGCCATGGAGCTTTACAACACCCTGAAGAACTCACCGAAAGTGACTCTTCAAGTAGAGCGCAACGGTAAAACCGAAACCATGACTTATAACATTCAGTAG